In Stieleria varia, one genomic interval encodes:
- a CDS encoding PEP-CTERM sorting domain-containing protein — MYKYPLALIAVPLLAFLSASQANAAITFRFSESTPGSDTVVAGIGGRVTIGLYATSDELDVQSIDSFDLYIDMLGDGNVADPVVTGFVFANPAVTAGAIFSNSTVNPANAFTIPVANADLQVSADRELFNFTATPTKLFDLNIDVASTVAAGNYSIAFRDDSGALAAVNNTGNNLLFTQPAQIQFLGGTISVVSAVPEPTSFSLLALTGVVCLIRRRRK; from the coding sequence ATGTACAAATACCCACTAGCACTGATTGCAGTGCCGCTGCTGGCATTCTTGTCTGCATCTCAAGCGAACGCGGCCATCACGTTTCGATTCAGTGAATCGACACCGGGTAGCGATACCGTTGTCGCTGGTATCGGGGGGCGGGTCACGATCGGTCTCTATGCGACCAGCGATGAGCTTGATGTCCAGTCGATTGATTCGTTCGATTTGTATATCGACATGCTGGGTGACGGGAACGTCGCGGATCCCGTGGTGACGGGGTTTGTGTTCGCAAATCCTGCGGTGACGGCTGGGGCAATTTTTAGCAACTCCACAGTGAATCCCGCAAATGCCTTCACGATTCCAGTCGCCAATGCGGATTTGCAGGTGAGTGCGGACCGGGAGTTGTTTAATTTTACTGCGACGCCGACGAAGCTGTTTGACTTGAATATTGATGTGGCGTCAACAGTCGCCGCAGGCAACTATTCGATCGCTTTCCGTGACGACAGTGGTGCTTTGGCGGCGGTGAACAACACAGGCAACAATCTGTTGTTCACGCAACCTGCCCAGATTCAGTTTCTTGGCGGCACGATCAGCGTTGTCTCGGCTGTACCAGAGCCGACCAGTTTCTCGCTGCTGGCATTGACCGGAGTCGTCTGCTTGATTCGACGACGAAGAAAGTGA